A region of Nitrospinota bacterium DNA encodes the following proteins:
- the dnaE gene encoding DNA polymerase III subunit alpha, with translation MRHSDFVHLHLHTQYSLLDGAIRLGPLFERLNEHRMPAVAVTDHGNLFGAIEFYRKALDAGIKPIIGCEVYVAPGDRRERSQASGGETNYHLTLLAKNLTGYKNLVKLVSEGYLTGFYYRPRIDKELLKEHSEGLVCLSGCMSGEIATNFVRGQPDVARRAALFYRELFGDRFYIELQDHGIAAQRELNETLRGLARELGSQVVATNDCHYLSGDDAPAHEVLLCIQTGKTMSDPGRMRFATEEFYVKSAEEMKATFGALPEAVENTLAVAERCNLELRFDQVNLPRYAVPDGESLDGYLEKLAAEGLERRLAHIRDKEGRRTDEAAYHARLEKELATITGMGYESYFLIVWDFIDYAKRRGIPVGPGRGSAAGSLVAYALGVTDLDPLSYGLLFERFLNPERIGMPDIDVDFCVERRDEVIEYVVGKYGRDNVAQIITFGSMMAKAVIRDVGRAYDMPYGDVDRIAKLVPDRLQITLAEAQAEQPRLKDLRERDERTDTLLGTAERLEGLLRHASTHAAGVVISPWPLTEMVPLYKGAKGEVTTQYAMHYVEALGLLKMDFLGLRTLTLMANALRLIEASRGLKLALADIPLDDPAAYQLLSEARTFGVFQLESRGIRELLSKLKPTAIDDVIATVALYRPGPLGSGMVDDFILRKHGQVDITYEVPELEEVLRETYGVIVYQEQVMEIASRLGGFTLGEADILRRAMGKKRPDEMALQRERFLKGAAERGIDQAKAERIFQRMEYFAGYGFNKSHSAAYGLIAYQTAFLKANYPVEFMAALLTSEAENTDKVMVYMGECREMEITVSPPDVNESDKQFTVVGDTIRFGLAAVKNVGGSAVDAILSARAEGGAFTSLADFCRRADLRAVNRRVAESLIKCGAFDSLGLSRQPLLQALEATMEAGQRLQRDQAIGQMGMFAPEAGGLDEPSLEGPEWSDAERLANEKEALGFYITGHPLAAYTKAIRRFATATTASVAEMSHGEEVAIGGLVVKNRILTTKHGDRMSFITLEDLHGFLEIVVFPELFKQAEELLMAVEMGEEQPVMVRGTVDVADDAVKVIGAAVTPLSEYAERVATRVAVRVPTTGLTSKDLAELKSILKRHPGDARVELKLTSADRRQTTLALNRDLGVAASSELIEEVEALLGQNLVHFD, from the coding sequence GTGCGCCACTCGGATTTCGTTCATCTCCATCTCCACACGCAGTATAGCCTGCTGGATGGGGCGATTCGGCTGGGGCCGCTCTTTGAGCGCCTAAACGAGCACCGGATGCCGGCCGTCGCCGTGACCGACCACGGAAACCTCTTCGGCGCCATCGAGTTCTACCGGAAGGCCCTCGATGCCGGCATCAAGCCCATCATCGGCTGCGAGGTCTACGTCGCCCCCGGCGACCGCCGTGAGCGCTCCCAGGCGTCCGGCGGAGAGACCAACTATCACCTGACCCTGCTCGCCAAAAACCTCACTGGCTACAAGAACCTGGTCAAACTCGTCTCGGAAGGGTATCTGACCGGGTTTTACTACCGGCCACGCATAGACAAGGAGCTCCTCAAAGAGCACTCGGAGGGGCTCGTCTGCCTTTCGGGGTGCATGAGCGGGGAGATCGCCACCAACTTCGTCCGCGGCCAGCCTGATGTGGCCCGACGGGCGGCCCTATTTTACCGGGAGCTTTTCGGCGACCGCTTCTACATTGAGCTTCAAGACCACGGTATCGCCGCCCAGAGGGAGCTCAACGAGACCCTGCGCGGGCTCGCCCGCGAGCTCGGCTCGCAGGTCGTCGCCACCAACGACTGCCACTACCTGAGCGGCGACGACGCCCCGGCCCACGAGGTGCTGCTCTGTATCCAGACCGGCAAGACCATGAGTGACCCGGGACGGATGCGCTTCGCCACAGAGGAGTTCTACGTCAAGAGCGCCGAGGAGATGAAGGCGACTTTCGGGGCGCTTCCCGAGGCGGTAGAGAATACCCTGGCGGTGGCCGAGCGTTGCAACCTGGAGCTTAGGTTCGACCAGGTAAACCTTCCCCGCTACGCCGTCCCCGACGGCGAGAGCCTCGACGGCTACCTCGAAAAACTCGCAGCCGAGGGGCTCGAGCGGCGACTCGCCCACATCCGTGATAAGGAGGGCCGTCGGACCGACGAGGCGGCCTACCACGCCCGTCTTGAGAAGGAGCTCGCCACCATCACCGGGATGGGCTACGAAAGCTACTTCCTCATCGTTTGGGACTTTATCGACTACGCCAAGCGCCGGGGCATCCCCGTGGGGCCGGGACGCGGAAGCGCCGCAGGAAGCCTCGTCGCCTACGCCCTGGGAGTCACCGACCTCGATCCGCTCAGCTACGGGCTGCTCTTCGAGCGGTTCTTGAACCCCGAGCGCATAGGCATGCCCGACATCGACGTGGACTTCTGCGTGGAGCGCCGGGACGAGGTCATCGAATACGTCGTCGGCAAGTACGGCCGCGACAACGTGGCCCAGATTATCACGTTCGGCTCCATGATGGCCAAGGCGGTTATCCGCGATGTGGGCCGGGCGTACGATATGCCCTACGGCGATGTGGACCGGATCGCCAAGCTCGTCCCCGACCGGCTACAAATAACCCTCGCAGAGGCCCAGGCCGAGCAGCCGCGCCTGAAGGACCTAAGGGAGCGCGACGAGCGGACCGATACGCTTCTCGGCACCGCCGAGCGGCTTGAAGGGCTCCTCCGCCACGCCTCGACGCACGCAGCAGGGGTCGTAATAAGCCCCTGGCCGCTGACCGAGATGGTCCCTCTTTATAAAGGGGCCAAGGGCGAGGTGACCACCCAATACGCCATGCACTACGTAGAAGCCCTGGGGCTTTTGAAGATGGACTTCCTGGGTCTCAGGACCCTCACCCTCATGGCAAACGCCCTGAGGCTTATCGAGGCCTCCCGAGGGCTCAAGCTCGCCCTGGCCGATATCCCCCTGGATGACCCTGCCGCGTATCAATTGCTATCCGAGGCCCGCACTTTCGGCGTCTTCCAGCTTGAGAGCCGGGGCATTAGGGAGCTGCTTAGCAAGCTAAAGCCCACCGCGATAGATGATGTCATCGCCACAGTGGCCCTCTATCGTCCGGGGCCCCTGGGAAGCGGGATGGTTGACGACTTCATCCTCCGCAAGCACGGACAGGTTGATATAACCTACGAAGTCCCGGAGCTCGAAGAAGTGCTGCGCGAGACATACGGCGTCATCGTCTACCAGGAGCAGGTCATGGAAATCGCGAGCCGCCTGGGGGGCTTTACGCTCGGGGAGGCCGACATCCTCAGGCGGGCCATGGGAAAGAAGCGTCCTGATGAGATGGCCCTTCAGAGGGAGCGATTTCTCAAAGGGGCCGCCGAAAGGGGCATCGATCAGGCCAAAGCCGAGCGCATTTTCCAACGGATGGAGTATTTTGCGGGCTACGGGTTCAACAAGTCCCACAGCGCCGCCTACGGGCTCATCGCCTACCAGACCGCTTTTCTAAAGGCCAACTACCCGGTTGAGTTCATGGCGGCCCTGCTTACGAGCGAGGCCGAAAACACCGACAAGGTCATGGTCTACATGGGCGAGTGCCGCGAGATGGAAATTACCGTCTCGCCCCCCGACGTCAACGAGAGCGACAAGCAATTCACCGTCGTTGGAGATACGATTCGATTTGGCCTTGCCGCGGTCAAGAACGTAGGCGGGTCGGCCGTGGACGCCATTTTGTCGGCTCGCGCCGAGGGTGGGGCATTTACGAGCCTGGCCGACTTCTGTCGCCGGGCGGATCTCAGGGCCGTCAACCGACGGGTGGCCGAGAGCCTCATCAAGTGCGGGGCATTCGATTCCCTGGGCCTGAGCCGACAACCCCTCCTTCAAGCTCTCGAGGCTACGATGGAGGCCGGCCAGCGCCTTCAACGCGACCAGGCGATAGGCCAGATGGGGATGTTCGCGCCTGAGGCGGGCGGCCTCGACGAACCCTCTCTGGAAGGGCCCGAGTGGAGCGACGCCGAGAGGCTCGCCAACGAGAAAGAGGCCCTCGGTTTCTACATCACTGGCCACCCCCTTGCCGCCTACACCAAGGCCATCCGCCGATTTGCGACGGCCACCACCGCCTCGGTTGCTGAGATGAGCCACGGCGAGGAGGTCGCCATTGGGGGCCTCGTCGTCAAGAATCGAATTCTGACGACCAAACACGGCGACCGCATGTCCTTCATCACCCTGGAGGACCTCCACGGATTCCTGGAAATAGTTGTGTTCCCGGAGCTCTTTAAGCAGGCCGAGGAGCTCCTAATGGCCGTCGAGATGGGAGAGGAGCAGCCGGTGATGGTCCGCGGCACGGTAGATGTCGCCGATGACGCTGTCAAGGTGATCGGCGCGGCCGTCACCCCCCTGAGCGAGTACGCCGAGCGGGTGGCCACTCGTGTCGCTGTTCGGGTGCCTACGACGGGGCTCACCAGTAAAGACTTGGCGGAGCTCAAGTCTATTCTTAAACGCCATCCTGGGGATGCTAGGGTAGAGCTCAAGCTCACCAGCGCGGACCGACGCCAGACGACTCTCGCCCTCAACCGCGACCTCGGAGTCGCCGCCTCTTCGGAACTCATCGAGGAGGTGGAGGCCCTATTGGGCCAAAACCTAGTTCATTTCGACTGA
- a CDS encoding acetyl-CoA carboxylase carboxyltransferase subunit alpha — protein MPLQSVEFERPIVEIEKKIEELRIIANGGGMDVDEEIRRLEKKARQMTRDLYLKLNRWQRTLLARHPKRPYTLDYIRLMCSDFIELHGDRSYADDRSLVGGMAWFEGVPIMVMGQQKGRTTKEKVYRNFGMAHPEGYRKALRLMKIAEKFGRPILTLIDTPGAYPGIGAEERGQAEAIARNQFEMATLRVPFIAAVIGEGGSGGALALGVGNRVIMQENAIYSVISPEGCASILWRDTAKAPEAAEAMKITAKDLSELGVVDEIVREPMGGAHRDHNRAASLLRRVIRRHLGELMAMSPEELIAHRYDRFRRLGVYTEK, from the coding sequence ATGCCTCTTCAATCGGTTGAATTTGAACGTCCTATCGTTGAGATTGAGAAGAAGATCGAGGAGCTGAGAATTATCGCCAACGGCGGCGGGATGGATGTGGACGAGGAGATACGCCGGCTGGAGAAGAAAGCCCGGCAGATGACCCGAGACCTCTACCTCAAGTTGAACCGCTGGCAGCGTACCCTCTTGGCCCGCCACCCCAAACGGCCGTACACGCTCGACTACATCCGGCTTATGTGCTCGGATTTCATTGAGCTCCACGGCGATCGCTCCTACGCCGACGACCGTTCCCTGGTAGGGGGCATGGCCTGGTTTGAAGGCGTGCCCATCATGGTAATGGGCCAGCAAAAGGGACGCACCACCAAGGAGAAGGTCTACCGCAACTTCGGCATGGCCCATCCCGAGGGCTACCGGAAAGCCCTGCGCTTGATGAAGATCGCCGAGAAATTCGGCCGACCGATTCTAACCCTGATCGACACCCCCGGCGCTTACCCAGGCATCGGCGCAGAGGAGCGTGGCCAGGCCGAGGCGATCGCGCGGAATCAGTTTGAGATGGCCACCCTCCGAGTGCCTTTTATCGCCGCCGTCATAGGCGAGGGGGGCAGCGGAGGCGCCTTGGCCCTTGGCGTCGGCAATCGGGTCATCATGCAGGAGAACGCCATCTACTCGGTCATATCCCCAGAAGGCTGCGCCTCCATCCTCTGGCGCGACACCGCCAAGGCTCCCGAGGCGGCTGAGGCCATGAAGATTACGGCCAAGGACCTTTCAGAGCTCGGGGTTGTGGATGAAATTGTCAGAGAACCCATGGGAGGGGCCCACCGCGACCACAATCGGGCCGCCTCGCTGCTGCGCCGGGTCATCCGCCGCCACCTGGGGGAGCTCATGGCCATGAGCCCCGAGGAGCTTATCGCCCATCGCTACGATAGGTTCCGACGCCTGGGTGTCTACACCGAAAAATAA
- a CDS encoding DUF3106 domain-containing protein, which yields MKRAWRQLTALALVVGFFAAPAFAQRGPTLEDYQRRLERWRAFSPVDRQRLINLWREYQGLPGDEKLEFNRRWNQWQDMNAEKRAHMRRKYHQFRELPHRERRSLIEQQRPPFRPPVIIPPRNPIVPRNRTFNQPRRPSVFLPRYR from the coding sequence ATGAAACGAGCATGGCGTCAGCTTACCGCATTGGCCCTGGTTGTAGGATTCTTCGCCGCTCCGGCATTCGCTCAACGTGGCCCGACGCTGGAAGACTACCAGCGCCGCCTGGAGCGATGGCGAGCGTTTTCACCCGTAGATCGTCAGCGTCTAATCAATCTGTGGAGGGAATATCAGGGGCTCCCGGGCGACGAGAAGCTCGAGTTCAACCGCCGCTGGAATCAATGGCAGGACATGAATGCGGAAAAGAGGGCCCACATGCGAAGGAAGTATCACCAATTCCGCGAGCTTCCGCACAGGGAGCGCCGCAGTCTAATCGAACAACAGCGACCTCCCTTCCGGCCTCCCGTGATTATTCCGCCCCGCAACCCCATCGTTCCTAGAAACCGTACCTTCAACCAGCCCCGTAGGCCCTCCGTCTTCCTTCCTCGATACCGCTGA
- a CDS encoding zf-HC2 domain-containing protein, with amino-acid sequence MSCEQIRNELAAYSEGFLKPPEAAKVAQHLSICEACRAEADRLTGVWELLADDEPVEVPPDLARRTLERARDEGRSGLSRVPRFPTWYRWAALALASAAAVLIIFGDFDLHRTSREAPQLASLSVEERQVVANLDLLEEYDIIKYFDLLEKIDLPEHQDVVREQ; translated from the coding sequence ATGTCGTGTGAGCAGATTCGCAACGAGCTTGCCGCCTACAGCGAGGGCTTTTTGAAGCCCCCGGAGGCGGCGAAGGTCGCTCAGCATCTTTCCATATGTGAGGCCTGTCGCGCCGAGGCCGACCGCCTCACCGGCGTATGGGAGCTCTTGGCCGACGACGAGCCTGTGGAGGTCCCGCCCGACCTCGCCCGCCGCACGCTCGAGCGGGCACGGGACGAGGGTCGTTCCGGGCTGAGCAGGGTTCCTCGATTCCCAACTTGGTACCGGTGGGCCGCCCTGGCCCTCGCTTCGGCAGCGGCGGTGCTGATAATTTTCGGGGATTTCGACCTCCATCGTACCTCCCGGGAGGCGCCACAGCTGGCGAGCCTCTCAGTTGAGGAGCGTCAGGTGGTGGCTAATCTCGATCTCCTCGAAGAGTACGACATCATTAAATATTTCGACCTGTTAGAGAAAATCGACCTCCCGGAGCACCAGGATGTGGTCCGGGAACAGTGA
- a CDS encoding sigma-70 family RNA polymerase sigma factor: protein MEPEHRWMEALAAGDEAAFEQLIARHSSVVLNTIRRFVGDTGRAEELTQEVFLRVWRAAPRYEPTAAFRTWLFTIVRRLCWNELRRVGREVSIDEELGEGPSGGGIARLASEEPLPEDRLLSAERATLVRAAIQDLPPAQRMAVICRRYEELSYEEIAQALGTTVSAVKSLLVRARRTLAKRLAPLVEGDK, encoded by the coding sequence ATGGAGCCAGAACATCGTTGGATGGAGGCTTTGGCGGCTGGCGACGAGGCGGCCTTCGAACAGCTGATCGCCCGTCACAGCTCGGTCGTACTAAATACGATCCGACGGTTCGTGGGCGATACGGGCCGGGCCGAAGAGTTGACCCAGGAGGTTTTCCTCCGAGTTTGGCGGGCGGCTCCCCGTTACGAGCCGACCGCCGCGTTCCGAACCTGGCTATTTACAATCGTAAGGCGGCTATGTTGGAATGAGTTGCGCCGCGTCGGACGGGAAGTTTCCATCGACGAGGAGCTCGGCGAGGGCCCGTCCGGTGGAGGAATAGCCCGCCTGGCCTCGGAGGAACCGCTACCTGAAGATCGGCTCCTTTCGGCCGAGCGGGCTACGTTAGTAAGGGCGGCCATTCAAGACCTCCCCCCGGCCCAGCGGATGGCAGTAATCTGCCGACGATACGAGGAGCTTTCGTACGAGGAGATTGCCCAAGCGCTGGGAACAACGGTCTCGGCGGTAAAAAGTCTTCTGGTTCGAGCACGCCGCACCTTGGCGAAGCGCCTTGCTCCGTTGGTGGAGGGAGACAAATAA
- a CDS encoding fructose 1,6-bisphosphatase, whose product MAEGKTTISVIKADIGSIGGHIKPSQRLLDRVTEFVEQEGRGLITDSFISHTGDDIAILMAHDRGVEDEAIHKMAWDAFLVGTETAKEQGLYGAGQDLLKDSFSGNIKGMGPAVAELEFVERPNEPFLFFAADKTDPGAYNLPIYLSFADPMHNTGLMLSPAMSEGFQFTIMDVTHTEGDKVIELNAPEDLYDITALLRDNERFVVDSIHSRTNMEQCVSVSTTRLSLIAGRYTGKDDPVMLVRTQGAFPATGEILSPFRLGHYVAGYMRGSHTGPLMPVKQNSSISFFDGPPIVSSAAFCVHNGKFTEAADVFDHPFWDHVRDLVSQKAIEIRTQGFSGVAMLPYSELEYGGIVERLGKLETKFKVR is encoded by the coding sequence ATGGCGGAAGGCAAAACCACCATCAGCGTAATCAAAGCCGATATCGGGAGCATCGGGGGACACATCAAGCCCTCCCAGCGTTTGCTCGACCGGGTCACCGAGTTCGTCGAGCAGGAGGGCCGGGGCTTGATTACGGACTCCTTCATCTCCCACACCGGCGACGACATCGCCATCCTCATGGCCCACGATCGGGGTGTGGAGGACGAAGCGATCCACAAGATGGCCTGGGACGCCTTCTTGGTTGGCACCGAGACGGCCAAGGAGCAAGGCCTCTACGGGGCGGGCCAGGACCTCCTCAAAGACTCTTTCAGCGGCAACATCAAGGGGATGGGCCCGGCGGTGGCTGAGCTGGAGTTCGTCGAGCGGCCCAACGAGCCCTTCCTCTTTTTCGCTGCCGACAAGACAGACCCGGGTGCCTACAACCTCCCGATCTACCTCTCCTTCGCCGACCCTATGCACAATACAGGCCTCATGCTTTCGCCGGCCATGAGCGAGGGCTTCCAGTTCACCATCATGGATGTGACACACACCGAGGGAGACAAGGTAATCGAGCTCAACGCCCCCGAGGACCTTTACGATATTACGGCTCTTTTGCGCGACAACGAGCGCTTCGTGGTAGATAGCATCCACTCCCGGACCAACATGGAGCAGTGTGTGTCGGTCTCCACGACCCGCCTAAGCCTCATCGCCGGCCGCTACACAGGCAAGGACGACCCGGTCATGCTCGTTCGCACCCAGGGGGCCTTTCCAGCCACCGGCGAGATCCTAAGCCCTTTCCGCCTGGGTCACTACGTGGCCGGCTACATGCGGGGCAGCCACACAGGGCCCCTGATGCCGGTTAAGCAAAACTCCTCCATCAGTTTCTTTGACGGGCCACCAATCGTCTCGTCTGCCGCTTTCTGCGTCCACAACGGCAAGTTTACCGAGGCGGCCGACGTCTTCGACCACCCCTTCTGGGACCACGTTAGAGATTTGGTAAGCCAGAAGGCCATCGAAATCCGCACCCAGGGCTTCTCGGGCGTGGCGATGCTCCCATACTCGGAACTCGAGTACGGAGGCATCGTCGAGCGGCTTGGAAAGCTGGAGACTAAGTTCAAAGTCCGCTGA
- the trxA gene encoding thioredoxin, with amino-acid sequence MSGNILELTDENFDEFLIQDGLPTMVDFWAEWCAPCKTLAPVVEDLAEEYAGKLRVGKLNVDDNPKTASRFSIRGIPTLLIFKGADVQEQIVGAQPKGSIKQSMDKVV; translated from the coding sequence ATGAGCGGTAATATTCTTGAGCTGACTGACGAGAACTTCGACGAATTTCTAATACAAGACGGTTTGCCCACGATGGTTGATTTTTGGGCCGAGTGGTGCGCCCCCTGCAAGACCCTCGCACCCGTGGTCGAAGACCTGGCCGAAGAGTACGCAGGCAAGCTCAGGGTGGGCAAACTAAACGTTGACGATAACCCGAAAACCGCATCCCGATTTTCCATCCGTGGTATCCCGACTCTGCTTATTTTTAAGGGTGCGGACGTCCAGGAGCAGATTGTCGGCGCCCAACCCAAGGGCTCCATAAAACAGTCTATGGACAAGGTAGTTTAA
- a CDS encoding helix-turn-helix domain-containing protein, with amino-acid sequence MKPLAELTCYELLNVELWASAKEIQRAYHAGLATYGPDSIAAHNVVEEEERAIMRQQLYVAYRTLMDSGSRARYDHSLSHEDESAPKTAEFVEAKPITPTKAPKKFRGPNLKRHREALGINLETISYETKIKVSHLEAIEAEDIEALPGPFFLRGFLKTYASCLGLDPDEVVKGFLESIP; translated from the coding sequence ATGAAACCCCTAGCAGAGCTCACCTGCTACGAACTGCTCAACGTAGAGCTATGGGCCAGCGCAAAGGAAATTCAGAGAGCTTACCACGCTGGGCTCGCAACCTACGGGCCCGACTCCATCGCCGCACACAACGTTGTGGAGGAGGAGGAGAGGGCGATAATGCGCCAGCAGCTCTACGTAGCCTACCGAACTCTCATGGACTCCGGAAGCCGGGCCAGGTACGACCACTCCCTAAGCCATGAGGATGAATCAGCGCCGAAAACAGCTGAATTTGTTGAGGCGAAGCCGATAACCCCTACAAAGGCGCCCAAGAAATTCCGAGGCCCAAACTTAAAGCGCCACCGAGAGGCCCTAGGAATCAACCTGGAGACAATCTCTTACGAAACGAAGATTAAAGTTAGCCATCTTGAAGCCATCGAGGCCGAAGATATTGAAGCCCTTCCCGGCCCTTTCTTCCTCCGAGGCTTTCTAAAAACCTACGCCTCGTGTCTGGGGCTCGACCCGGACGAAGTAGTGAAGGGATTCCTGGAGTCCATCCCATAG
- a CDS encoding P-loop NTPase → MAGQEALPALQERKYTWAVGGGKGGTGKSFLTASLGIQLARLGRNTVIVDADLGAANLHTCLGIKSPKATLADFLSGDVPSLEELLLDTPVEGLKLISAARDVFEIANPRFQQKLRLIRHIQKLPAEFIIVDIGGGSSFNIVDFFLSANTGIMLTNPEPTSVENAYRFLKSAILRKLYRTADGRDLKQTMRKALAQANGQEIKTIHDLIQQVRPYNGVVAERLERAMREFRPVLILNQTRREEDIDLGQAIEDIARKYLGVDLRYVGAIPYDEQVHLAIKRFKPLLTEYPASRSAASIETITRTLLSMTEQGGRRINAVEQSR, encoded by the coding sequence ATGGCCGGCCAAGAGGCTCTCCCTGCCCTCCAGGAGAGGAAATACACCTGGGCCGTCGGCGGCGGTAAGGGTGGTACGGGAAAGAGCTTTCTTACGGCCAGCCTGGGCATACAGCTTGCCCGGCTCGGCCGAAATACAGTCATCGTAGACGCCGACCTGGGGGCGGCCAATCTCCACACCTGCCTGGGGATCAAGTCGCCCAAGGCGACTCTGGCGGATTTTCTCTCCGGCGACGTCCCTTCCCTTGAAGAGCTCCTTTTGGACACGCCCGTCGAGGGGCTCAAGCTCATAAGCGCCGCCAGGGACGTTTTCGAAATCGCCAACCCCAGGTTCCAACAAAAGCTGCGCCTGATTCGCCACATCCAGAAGCTGCCCGCCGAGTTCATCATCGTCGATATCGGCGGGGGGTCAAGTTTCAACATCGTGGACTTCTTCCTTAGCGCCAATACAGGAATTATGCTCACCAACCCAGAGCCCACCAGCGTGGAGAACGCCTACCGATTTCTAAAGAGCGCCATCCTTCGCAAGCTCTACCGGACAGCCGACGGGCGCGACCTCAAACAAACCATGCGAAAGGCTCTCGCCCAAGCCAACGGCCAAGAGATCAAGACCATTCACGACCTAATCCAACAGGTCCGGCCATACAACGGGGTCGTCGCCGAACGCCTGGAGCGGGCCATGCGGGAGTTCCGCCCTGTCCTTATTCTAAACCAAACCCGGCGCGAAGAGGATATCGATTTGGGCCAGGCAATCGAAGACATCGCTCGGAAGTACCTGGGGGTTGACCTCCGATACGTTGGGGCCATCCCATACGACGAGCAGGTTCACCTAGCCATCAAACGGTTTAAGCCGCTGCTGACAGAGTATCCGGCCAGCCGGTCGGCCGCATCCATCGAGACGATAACCCGCACTCTGCTCAGCATGACGGAGCAAGGCGGCCGCAGAATTAACGCTGTAGAGCAGAGCCGATGA
- a CDS encoding glycosyltransferase family 2 protein, producing MKLSVIVPAYNERAFIEEILRRVEAVPIDKEIIVVDDGSTDGTREVLVKLEAEGGIKVIYHPSNRGKGAAIRTALAHVTGELTIIQDADLEYDPDDYPDLLAPFSKGPCDVVYGTRLARGKVQRVHLFWHYVGNKFLTFVTNLLFNSTLSDMETGYKVFRTELLKSLKLKANRFDIEPELTAKVLKRGCRVFEVPIAYYGRSYDEGKKITWRDGFVALWTLVRYRLSD from the coding sequence ATGAAACTTTCAGTCATCGTCCCTGCCTACAACGAGCGGGCCTTCATCGAGGAGATCCTTCGACGCGTCGAGGCCGTCCCGATTGATAAAGAGATCATCGTGGTTGACGACGGCTCGACCGACGGCACCAGGGAGGTCCTTGTTAAGCTGGAGGCGGAGGGCGGAATCAAGGTCATCTACCATCCAAGCAACCGGGGGAAGGGCGCCGCCATCCGGACGGCCCTTGCCCACGTCACCGGCGAGCTGACCATCATTCAGGACGCCGACCTCGAGTACGACCCCGACGACTATCCCGACCTCCTCGCTCCCTTTAGCAAAGGCCCGTGCGACGTCGTCTACGGCACCCGCCTGGCGCGGGGCAAGGTCCAAAGGGTCCATCTCTTCTGGCACTACGTGGGCAACAAGTTCCTGACCTTCGTAACAAACCTCCTCTTCAACTCCACCCTCTCGGACATGGAGACCGGCTACAAGGTCTTCAGGACCGAGCTGCTCAAGAGCCTAAAGCTCAAGGCCAACCGGTTTGACATCGAGCCGGAGCTGACGGCGAAGGTTCTGAAACGCGGCTGCCGGGTGTTCGAGGTGCCCATCGCCTACTACGGCCGCAGTTACGACGAGGGGAAGAAAATCACCTGGCGTGACGGATTTGTGGCGCTCTGGACCCTCGTCAGATATCGCTTGAGCGATTGA
- a CDS encoding DegT/DnrJ/EryC1/StrS family aminotransferase: MPIPAFDLTRQYASMKEAIDGAVRRVVESGQFVLGEEVEALEAEVAAFLGASHAVGVASGTDALHLVLRAAGIGPGDEVLVPAFTFIAPAEVVVYCGATPVFVDIDPSTFALDPDAAAAALTARTKAIIPVHLFGHPAPMEEIGALADRHGLAVVEDAAQAFGARCGGSMVGSLGLAGCLSFFPTKNLGAYGDGGMVITNDTALADEVRRLRVHGSAERYLHRVVGYNSRLDALQAAILRAKLPHLEGWNDARRRIASAYTAGLEKVEGLICPKEAEGAYHVYHQYTVRTPRRDLLKERLAEEGISTAVYYPVSLPAQEAFEGEGYREGSFVESERAAKEVLSLPMFPELTDEEVERVVRAVQIMMS, from the coding sequence ATGCCGATCCCCGCCTTCGATCTCACCCGCCAGTACGCCTCCATGAAGGAGGCCATCGACGGGGCCGTCCGCCGGGTCGTCGAAAGCGGCCAATTCGTCTTAGGCGAGGAGGTCGAGGCGCTGGAGGCGGAGGTCGCGGCCTTCTTAGGCGCAAGCCACGCCGTGGGCGTGGCCTCCGGCACCGACGCCCTACACCTGGTCTTGCGGGCCGCAGGCATAGGGCCGGGCGATGAGGTTCTCGTTCCCGCCTTCACCTTCATCGCTCCGGCCGAAGTGGTCGTCTACTGCGGCGCCACGCCCGTCTTTGTGGACATCGACCCTTCGACCTTCGCCCTCGACCCCGATGCCGCCGCCGCAGCTCTTACCGCCAGGACGAAGGCCATCATCCCCGTGCACCTCTTCGGACACCCCGCTCCTATGGAGGAGATCGGCGCCCTGGCAGACCGGCACGGACTCGCCGTCGTGGAGGACGCCGCCCAGGCCTTCGGCGCCCGCTGCGGGGGAAGCATGGTCGGCTCCCTGGGGCTCGCCGGTTGTCTTAGTTTCTTCCCGACGAAGAACCTGGGGGCCTACGGCGACGGCGGCATGGTGATAACGAACGATACGGCCCTGGCCGACGAGGTCCGCCGGCTTCGCGTTCACGGCTCGGCCGAGCGCTACCTCCACCGGGTGGTGGGATACAATAGCCGCCTAGACGCACTCCAGGCGGCCATTCTTCGGGCGAAGCTCCCTCACCTCGAGGGGTGGAACGACGCCCGGCGCCGAATCGCCTCTGCATACACGGCCGGGCTTGAGAAGGTTGAGGGGCTCATTTGCCCGAAGGAGGCCGAGGGGGCGTATCATGTATACCATCAGTACACAGTCCGGACTCCCCGACGCGACCTCCTTAAGGAGCGATTGGCCGAGGAGGGCATATCCACGGCCGTCTACTATCCCGTGTCGCTTCCGGCCCAGGAGGCTTTCGAGGGGGAGGGCTACCGGGAGGGGAGCTTCGTCGAAAGCGAGCGGGCGGCCAAGGAGGTCTTGAGCCTTCCCATGTTTCCGGAGTTGACGGATGAAGAGGTCGAGCGGGTGGTGCGGGCCGTCCAAATCATGATGTCATAA